A single region of the Chitinophaga niabensis genome encodes:
- a CDS encoding glycerate kinase type-2 family protein: MDQQIQQAISIFESAVAAVQPRRFMRACLTEDTVLGETLPASGRIYVLGAGKAAASMAKEAEEILGDRITQGFVVTHQPTPFHLKKITSIIAGHPVPDLNSLIATTTMLEVAGGIHPDDVVIFLLSGGASSLLADVPHGASMEEVQQLFNSLLKSGANIQEMNAVRKHLSAIKGGQLAQKLSPAKVYTIILSDVPGDDPAVIGSGPTIPDPSTFADAWAVLEKYQIVSSLRDYVKQGMEGLLPETPKVLPNSVFTIAASNYTALNAASEKAAEMGFHTQTLPELVTGLASREGARLAQLAIDYKGPFPACILAGGETTVQVKGSGRGGRNQELALAVGIQLKDAPHITFLSAGTDGIDGPTDAAGAIVSADIMQHAPEDPLSYLANNDAWHFFESAGSLIRTGHTHTNVMDIMIILLQKPVNSY; this comes from the coding sequence ATGGACCAGCAGATCCAGCAAGCCATCTCCATTTTTGAAAGTGCCGTTGCAGCTGTGCAACCGCGCCGGTTTATGCGTGCCTGTTTAACAGAGGATACCGTTCTGGGAGAAACCCTGCCAGCCAGTGGCCGCATTTATGTTCTTGGTGCAGGAAAAGCAGCGGCCTCTATGGCCAAAGAAGCAGAAGAGATCCTGGGAGACCGGATCACACAGGGTTTTGTGGTCACCCATCAGCCTACTCCTTTCCATTTAAAGAAGATCACTTCCATTATTGCAGGGCATCCGGTGCCGGACCTCAACAGCCTGATTGCCACTACCACCATGCTGGAAGTGGCCGGGGGGATCCATCCTGATGATGTTGTGATCTTCCTTCTTTCCGGTGGGGCCTCTTCCCTATTGGCAGATGTACCGCATGGTGCATCCATGGAGGAGGTGCAGCAACTGTTCAACAGCTTGCTAAAAAGCGGGGCCAATATCCAGGAAATGAATGCGGTGCGTAAACACCTGAGTGCCATCAAGGGAGGGCAGCTGGCCCAAAAGCTAAGCCCTGCAAAGGTTTACACCATCATCCTTTCAGATGTACCAGGCGATGATCCGGCTGTAATTGGCTCCGGGCCTACCATTCCAGACCCTTCTACTTTTGCGGATGCCTGGGCCGTACTGGAAAAATACCAGATCGTTTCCAGCTTACGCGATTATGTGAAACAGGGGATGGAAGGATTACTACCGGAAACGCCTAAAGTATTACCTAATTCTGTTTTTACCATTGCGGCCAGTAATTATACGGCCTTGAATGCTGCCAGTGAAAAGGCTGCTGAGATGGGATTCCATACGCAGACATTGCCAGAACTGGTTACCGGCCTGGCTTCCCGGGAGGGTGCCCGTCTTGCTCAATTAGCTATCGACTATAAAGGTCCCTTTCCGGCCTGCATACTGGCAGGGGGCGAAACTACAGTACAGGTAAAGGGTTCCGGCCGTGGAGGCCGTAACCAGGAACTGGCGCTGGCAGTAGGCATTCAGCTAAAAGATGCACCCCATATCACTTTCCTGTCTGCCGGCACAGATGGGATAGATGGCCCTACTGATGCTGCCGGAGCTATTGTGAGTGCGGATATTATGCAGCATGCCCCTGAAGATCCCCTTTCCTACTTAGCGAATAATGATGCCTGGCATTTCTTTGAATCCGCGGGAAGCCTTATCAGAACCGGCCATACGCATACGAATGTAATGGATATCATGATCATCCTCCTCCAAAAGCCTGTTAATAGCTATTAA
- a CDS encoding amidohydrolase family protein has protein sequence MKSNPFPAGALPVKRKTQRGLFRMSSLCGAIGLLLAGFNASAQETWPVNGVSEPKDACYAFTHATIVKDAQTTLSNAVLVIRDGKIIGAGPNVAIPKDAVVIDCKGKYIYPSFVDIYSDYGMPAQQRGGRTFGAAPQMFTATKGAVGWNQAIKSEVNAIQLFSADEPKAKNLREAGFGTVLTHQADGIARGTGALVTLSAEKESQTVIREKASAHYSFDKGSSTQDYPGSLMGMIALLRQQYLDAQWYKTQPAKEGLNLSLQSWNDNQSLLQIFEANDKWNALRADKIGDEFGVQYVIKAGGNEYQRIPEIVATKATYIVPLNFPQAMDVEDPNDARFVALADMKHWELAPTEPAAFEKANIPFCLTAADLKDVKSFIANVRKAIEYGLTEQKALEALTKTPATILKAYDKVGSLDAGKLANFIITSGPVFQENTVLYQNWVQGHKYIVKEEGWNDIRGTYSLQFGGVTYPIEIKGTQAAPALSYQGKDTIAGKIDIDGQLIKLNIPLTKDSKQQLRLSGVIGTDNKWSGSGVDDKGKYSNWTATFSKAFVAKADTAKKKEAPQYGKIYFPFSGYGYETLPKAEDLLIRNATVWTNEKEGKLEGTDVLVRNGKIAQIGKGLAAGNAKVIDGTGKHLTPGILDEHSHIAISRGVNEGSQSVTAEVRIADVINPDDVNIYRQLSGGVTSSHLLHGSANTIGGQSQLIKLRWGADAEELKFQNWGGFIKFALGENVKQSNWGDRQRVRFPQTRMGVEQVLVDAFTRAKDYEKAGAGKRRDLELDALVEILNSKRFITCHSYVQSEINMLLKVADRFNFKINTFTHILEGYKVADKMKAQGAGASTFADWWAYKMEVVDAIPQNATIMQRVGLTVAINSDDAEMARRLNQEAAKSVKYGSMAEEDALKMVTLNPAQLLHVADRIGSVKAGKDADLVLWSDHPLSIYAKADKTIVDGIVYFDRDKDLELRARIAAERTRLIGKMLGEKKKGAPMARPTPSREEIWHCEDLQAGHQHHIMRDVNHEAEDAK, from the coding sequence ATGAAATCAAATCCGTTCCCTGCCGGTGCCTTACCGGTAAAAAGGAAGACCCAACGGGGCCTCTTCCGGATGTCGTCCCTGTGCGGCGCTATCGGGTTATTACTGGCGGGCTTTAATGCCAGTGCCCAGGAAACCTGGCCCGTAAATGGCGTATCTGAACCTAAAGATGCCTGCTATGCATTTACCCACGCCACCATTGTTAAAGATGCACAAACCACACTCAGTAACGCCGTACTCGTGATCCGCGATGGAAAGATCATAGGAGCAGGCCCAAACGTAGCCATTCCTAAAGATGCCGTAGTCATTGATTGTAAAGGGAAATACATCTACCCTTCCTTTGTGGACATCTATAGCGATTATGGAATGCCCGCCCAGCAAAGAGGCGGCCGTACTTTTGGAGCAGCCCCCCAGATGTTCACTGCTACCAAAGGTGCAGTGGGCTGGAACCAGGCTATTAAAAGTGAAGTGAATGCCATCCAGTTATTCTCCGCAGATGAACCTAAAGCCAAAAATCTCCGCGAAGCTGGTTTTGGTACAGTGCTTACCCATCAGGCAGATGGCATTGCCCGTGGTACCGGCGCATTGGTAACCCTGTCTGCTGAAAAAGAAAGCCAGACTGTTATCCGCGAAAAAGCATCCGCACATTATTCTTTCGATAAAGGTTCCTCCACACAGGATTATCCCGGTTCCTTAATGGGAATGATTGCCCTGCTCCGCCAGCAATACCTGGATGCGCAATGGTATAAAACACAACCCGCTAAAGAAGGGCTGAACCTCAGTCTCCAATCCTGGAATGATAATCAATCCCTCCTACAGATCTTTGAAGCCAACGATAAATGGAATGCCCTGCGTGCAGACAAGATCGGCGATGAATTCGGAGTGCAGTATGTGATCAAAGCAGGAGGTAATGAATATCAGCGCATTCCTGAAATAGTAGCCACAAAAGCTACTTACATCGTGCCACTGAATTTCCCGCAGGCTATGGACGTGGAAGATCCTAACGATGCCCGTTTTGTAGCCCTCGCAGATATGAAGCATTGGGAACTGGCGCCCACAGAACCGGCCGCTTTCGAAAAAGCGAATATCCCTTTCTGCTTAACCGCAGCAGACCTGAAGGATGTAAAATCGTTCATCGCCAATGTGCGCAAAGCCATTGAATATGGCCTTACAGAACAAAAAGCCCTCGAAGCTTTAACCAAAACACCCGCCACCATTTTAAAGGCCTACGATAAAGTAGGAAGTCTTGATGCCGGTAAGCTGGCTAACTTCATCATCACTTCAGGCCCTGTATTCCAGGAGAACACCGTGTTATACCAAAACTGGGTGCAAGGGCATAAATATATAGTGAAAGAAGAAGGATGGAATGATATCAGGGGTACTTACTCCTTACAGTTCGGTGGCGTTACTTATCCCATCGAAATTAAAGGTACACAGGCTGCACCCGCTTTATCCTACCAGGGTAAAGATACCATCGCCGGTAAAATTGATATTGATGGTCAGCTCATAAAACTGAACATCCCGCTTACGAAAGACAGCAAACAACAATTACGCCTCAGTGGTGTGATCGGCACAGACAATAAATGGAGCGGTTCCGGTGTAGATGATAAAGGTAAATACAGTAACTGGACTGCCACCTTCTCCAAAGCCTTTGTTGCAAAAGCAGATACTGCTAAAAAGAAAGAAGCGCCGCAGTATGGTAAAATATATTTTCCTTTCTCCGGTTACGGATATGAAACATTGCCCAAAGCAGAAGATCTGCTGATCCGTAATGCCACCGTATGGACGAATGAAAAAGAAGGAAAGCTCGAAGGAACAGACGTACTCGTCCGCAACGGCAAGATCGCACAGATCGGAAAAGGGCTCGCTGCCGGCAATGCCAAAGTAATAGATGGCACCGGTAAACATCTTACACCCGGTATTTTGGATGAACACTCTCACATCGCCATTTCCCGTGGTGTGAATGAAGGTTCCCAATCTGTTACAGCAGAAGTGCGCATTGCAGATGTGATCAATCCGGATGATGTAAATATCTACCGCCAGTTAAGTGGTGGGGTTACTTCTTCTCACCTGCTGCATGGTTCTGCCAACACCATCGGTGGTCAAAGCCAGCTGATCAAATTGCGCTGGGGTGCAGACGCAGAAGAACTGAAGTTCCAGAACTGGGGCGGTTTCATCAAGTTTGCCCTGGGTGAAAACGTGAAGCAATCCAATTGGGGCGACAGGCAACGGGTACGTTTCCCGCAAACCCGTATGGGAGTTGAACAGGTACTGGTGGATGCATTCACCCGTGCAAAAGATTATGAGAAAGCAGGTGCCGGCAAACGCCGTGACCTGGAACTGGATGCACTTGTAGAGATCCTCAACAGCAAACGTTTCATCACCTGTCACTCTTATGTACAGAGCGAGATCAACATGTTACTGAAAGTAGCAGACCGCTTCAACTTCAAAATAAACACCTTCACCCACATCCTCGAAGGATACAAAGTGGCAGATAAAATGAAAGCACAGGGCGCAGGCGCTTCTACTTTTGCAGACTGGTGGGCATACAAAATGGAAGTGGTAGATGCCATCCCGCAGAATGCCACCATCATGCAACGCGTAGGACTCACGGTAGCCATCAACTCGGACGATGCCGAAATGGCCCGCCGCCTGAACCAGGAAGCTGCGAAAAGTGTAAAATATGGTTCTATGGCTGAAGAAGATGCATTGAAGATGGTTACCTTAAATCCTGCACAGTTATTGCATGTGGCAGACCGCATCGGTAGTGTGAAAGCAGGCAAGGATGCAGACCTGGTACTTTGGAGCGATCATCCCCTCAGTATCTACGCAAAAGCAGATAAGACCATCGTAGACGGTATCGTGTATTTCGATCGCGATAAAGACCTCGAACTGCGTGCCCGCATAGCAGCAGAACGTACCCGCCTGATCGGTAAGATGCTGGGTGAGAAAAAGAAAGGTGCTCCTATGGCAAGGCCTACACCAAGCCGTGAAGAGATCTGGCATTGCGAAGACCTTCAGGCAGGCCACCAACATCATATCATGCGTGATGTGAACCATGAAGCAGAAGACGCTAAATAA
- a CDS encoding amidohydrolase family protein produces the protein MKKLFLYILGFTASYTSLHAQETVYPAPAQKGLVFLKNATIHVGNGQVINNGTIGFNNGKITAIGADVAIPADDVKVFDVNGQHIYPGLIAPESNLGLTEVESVRATNDFSEVGEINPSVRSIVSYNTDSKIIATLRTNGILLAQVVPQGGLLSGSSSVVQLDAWNWEDAAYKTDNGIHFYMPRLMPRGNPFGAAAAGPGSDAIKAAMAEIASVKAFFQEAKAYALAQKHDAVNLKYEAVKGLFDRTQKLFIHCDLVKELVVATDIAKEFNFDVVIVGGTDAWLITDVLKQNNIPVILTQPHSLPVMQDDDVDQPYKTAAQLQKAGILFCISNEGFWQQRNLPFNAGTAGAYGLSKEEALSAITLNAAKILGIGEKTGSLEVGKDANIVVSTGDILDMKSSVITKAYIQGREVSLEDKHKQLYERYKYKYGLK, from the coding sequence ATGAAAAAATTATTCTTATATATACTTGGATTTACCGCCAGTTACACTTCCCTGCATGCGCAGGAAACCGTGTACCCTGCTCCCGCGCAGAAAGGCCTGGTATTCCTGAAGAACGCCACCATCCATGTAGGGAATGGCCAGGTGATCAATAATGGTACTATTGGTTTTAACAATGGAAAGATCACTGCCATCGGCGCAGATGTAGCCATACCTGCAGACGATGTAAAAGTATTCGATGTGAATGGCCAGCACATCTATCCCGGCCTCATTGCCCCGGAAAGTAATCTCGGCCTCACAGAAGTAGAAAGCGTACGCGCTACAAACGACTTCTCAGAAGTAGGAGAGATCAATCCTTCTGTTCGCTCTATTGTTTCTTATAACACAGATTCCAAGATCATCGCCACCCTTCGCACAAATGGCATACTTCTGGCACAGGTAGTACCACAAGGCGGTCTGCTCAGTGGAAGCTCTTCCGTTGTACAACTGGATGCCTGGAACTGGGAAGATGCCGCTTACAAAACAGATAACGGCATTCACTTCTACATGCCCCGCCTGATGCCGCGTGGTAATCCATTCGGCGCAGCTGCTGCCGGCCCCGGTAGCGATGCCATCAAAGCTGCAATGGCAGAGATCGCCAGCGTGAAAGCTTTCTTCCAGGAAGCAAAAGCTTACGCTCTTGCTCAAAAACACGATGCGGTGAACCTGAAATATGAAGCGGTAAAAGGCTTATTTGATCGCACGCAGAAACTCTTCATCCACTGCGATCTGGTGAAGGAGTTAGTGGTAGCAACAGACATCGCCAAAGAATTTAATTTCGATGTAGTGATCGTTGGTGGTACGGATGCATGGCTGATCACCGATGTGCTCAAACAAAACAACATCCCTGTGATCCTCACCCAGCCGCACAGCCTCCCTGTTATGCAGGACGATGATGTGGACCAGCCTTACAAAACTGCCGCTCAATTGCAGAAAGCAGGTATCCTGTTCTGCATCAGCAACGAAGGTTTCTGGCAGCAACGTAACTTGCCATTCAATGCAGGTACAGCAGGCGCTTATGGTTTGAGCAAAGAGGAAGCACTTAGTGCTATCACCCTCAACGCTGCGAAAATATTAGGCATCGGAGAGAAAACGGGTTCATTGGAAGTAGGGAAGGATGCGAATATTGTGGTGAGTACGGGGGATATATTAGATATGAAATCCAGTGTGATAACAAAGGCTTATATCCAGGGAAGGGAAGTGAGTTTGGAGGATAAACATAAGCAGTTGTACGAGCGGTACAAGTACAAGTACGGTTTGAAATAG
- a CDS encoding serine hydrolase domain-containing protein gives MKKITLSLIAFSIGMIPLCGQSKRIASIDSLLNSMSFSGAVLIADSSGILLSKGYGYADIANKIKNTPATRFSMSSASKVFTGTAITYLAQQGKLKFTDTLGQYLKGFPSGDKITIHQMLTHSAGLDDFFNAKDFSYDKVKNCTDMLPFMRSLPLVYPPGDSCIYSTGDCIVLGAIIEKITGIDFQDYIRKVFIDPLGLTNTSFTPYWALDSSQRKYAIGYRKTGEAIPYNYDNGSIPLSAGGAWSSVEDLYKFDKAVFSGKVVQGKYLSKMMAKHTSAWEGSHFGYIWIINDKSIGHSGDSSGWHAMNNYYPRQGYTVIILTNSGGMDLYELGSKVEGMLF, from the coding sequence ATGAAGAAGATCACCCTATCACTTATAGCTTTTTCCATTGGAATGATCCCTTTGTGCGGTCAATCGAAGCGTATTGCATCGATTGACAGCTTGTTGAATAGTATGTCCTTTTCCGGCGCTGTTCTCATTGCAGATAGTTCCGGGATACTATTATCCAAAGGTTATGGTTATGCTGATATCGCAAACAAAATAAAGAATACTCCTGCTACCCGGTTTAGCATGTCATCCGCATCAAAAGTATTTACCGGAACAGCTATCACTTACCTGGCCCAGCAAGGAAAGCTGAAATTTACGGATACATTAGGGCAATACCTCAAAGGGTTTCCTTCCGGGGATAAAATAACCATTCATCAAATGCTCACGCATTCTGCGGGTTTGGATGACTTCTTTAACGCCAAAGATTTCAGTTATGATAAAGTGAAGAATTGCACAGACATGCTGCCCTTTATGAGATCATTACCATTAGTGTATCCACCCGGGGATAGCTGCATCTATTCAACAGGTGATTGTATTGTATTAGGGGCGATCATTGAAAAGATCACGGGGATAGATTTTCAGGATTATATCAGGAAAGTATTTATTGACCCGCTGGGTTTAACCAATACCAGTTTTACACCGTATTGGGCACTGGATAGCAGTCAGCGGAAATATGCTATCGGTTATCGTAAGACTGGTGAAGCTATTCCTTATAACTATGATAACGGGTCTATCCCTTTATCGGCTGGCGGAGCATGGAGTAGCGTGGAAGACCTTTATAAATTTGACAAAGCTGTATTCTCCGGTAAAGTGGTACAGGGGAAGTACCTCTCAAAAATGATGGCCAAACATACTTCTGCCTGGGAAGGTTCACATTTTGGTTATATCTGGATCATTAATGATAAAAGCATTGGGCATTCCGGGGATAGTTCGGGGTGGCATGCTATGAATAATTATTATCCCAGGCAGGGATATACCGTTATTATTCTCACGAATTCAGGAGGTATGGATCTGTATGAACTAGGGAGCAAGGTGGAGGGGATGTTATTTTAG
- a CDS encoding DUF4142 domain-containing protein, translating to MKKSLSLLLILLLISCNNRTPDSEKKAKEENRERIDSLQRLDQGPVSLSKSDADFLVEAASGGNMEIQLGHMAENKSTSEQVKAFGSMMIKDHEEGGEKLKRLAIAKNVILPDSISTEQQKQRDKLLKELNGDFDRAYMNLMVNDHRKDIREFQKAAKDATDSEVKAFAADQLPMLYKHLDSAEKILKRMGPGSIPVGAPPYE from the coding sequence ATGAAAAAGTCACTTTCATTGCTGTTAATACTACTGCTGATCAGTTGTAATAACCGCACTCCTGACAGCGAGAAAAAGGCTAAAGAAGAAAACAGGGAAAGGATAGATAGCCTGCAGCGTTTGGACCAGGGGCCCGTTTCCCTTAGTAAATCAGATGCTGATTTTCTCGTGGAGGCTGCGAGCGGAGGAAATATGGAAATTCAACTGGGGCATATGGCGGAGAATAAATCTACCAGTGAGCAGGTGAAGGCCTTCGGGAGTATGATGATCAAGGATCATGAAGAAGGCGGGGAGAAATTGAAAAGACTCGCTATAGCCAAGAACGTTATCCTGCCGGACTCTATATCCACAGAACAGCAGAAACAAAGAGATAAATTGCTGAAAGAGCTTAATGGTGATTTTGACAGGGCTTATATGAACCTGATGGTGAATGATCACAGGAAAGATATCCGGGAATTTCAGAAGGCAGCAAAGGATGCTACCGATAGCGAAGTGAAAGCTTTTGCAGCGGACCAATTGCCCATGTTGTATAAACACCTGGATTCAGCAGAGAAGATATTGAAGCGGATGGGACCAGGGAGCATACCAGTGGGAGCACCACCTTACGAGTAA
- a CDS encoding Crp/Fnr family transcriptional regulator, translating to MKYELPAWYDQLMKKYPIVTQEEWQVLDSIATVKRIKKGDAFLRSGKVARNAAFVISGIFKFSIPDEAGNEKIIKFALADDFLANCESYNKKAPSNVSIIAIEDAVILKINQLKLKPLYDQHINLLHVSLQLYQELLEQQSEHQHILALKTPLRRYRFLMERRPAIIQRISLTNIAKYLYISREALSRARLFLPGQRGNFCD from the coding sequence ATGAAATACGAACTCCCGGCCTGGTATGACCAACTCATGAAAAAGTACCCTATCGTTACCCAGGAGGAATGGCAGGTACTGGATTCCATTGCCACCGTAAAGCGCATCAAAAAAGGAGACGCATTCCTGCGTAGCGGTAAAGTGGCACGTAATGCAGCTTTCGTTATTTCCGGTATATTCAAGTTTTCGATCCCTGACGAAGCAGGAAATGAGAAAATTATCAAGTTCGCCCTGGCAGACGATTTCCTGGCCAATTGCGAAAGTTATAATAAGAAGGCTCCTTCTAATGTCAGTATAATAGCTATAGAGGATGCAGTCATACTAAAGATCAATCAACTGAAGCTGAAACCTTTGTATGATCAGCATATTAACCTGCTGCATGTAAGCCTTCAGTTATACCAGGAGTTATTAGAACAGCAGTCGGAACACCAGCATATCCTGGCATTAAAAACACCCCTGAGGCGGTACCGTTTTTTGATGGAACGCCGCCCTGCCATTATACAAAGGATCTCCCTCACCAATATCGCCAAATACCTGTATATCAGCCGCGAAGCATTAAGCAGGGCGAGGTTATTCTTACCCGGCCAGCGGGGTAATTTTTGTGACTAG
- a CDS encoding alpha/beta fold hydrolase: MKQSMILLHGLFGGLSNWEGVVAHFGATYDIHIPPLPIYDEHKGDNLEYLVQFLQKYIQSHQLENLILVGNSLGGHVAILYAHQYPENVARLVLTGSSGLYENTSMGGYPKRGNYDYIRERVAYTFYDPAVATDALVAEVFQTTNDTRKCFRIVKMAKSANRNYVGPLLPDIHIKTLLIWGEDDKISPPDVAEEFLEKIPDSQLVMIEKCGHAPMMERPVEFNRILENFLKI; encoded by the coding sequence ATGAAGCAAAGCATGATCTTACTGCATGGATTATTCGGCGGACTCAGCAATTGGGAAGGCGTAGTAGCACATTTCGGAGCAACGTATGATATCCATATTCCCCCATTGCCTATTTATGATGAACATAAAGGAGATAACCTGGAATACCTGGTGCAATTCCTTCAAAAATACATTCAATCACACCAGCTGGAAAACCTCATATTGGTTGGAAATTCCCTCGGCGGCCACGTTGCCATTCTATATGCCCATCAATATCCCGAAAACGTAGCCCGCCTGGTTCTTACCGGCAGCTCAGGACTTTATGAAAACACCAGCATGGGCGGTTACCCCAAACGCGGAAATTACGACTACATCCGGGAACGCGTTGCCTACACTTTTTACGATCCCGCAGTAGCAACAGATGCACTGGTAGCTGAAGTGTTCCAAACCACCAACGATACCCGAAAATGCTTCCGGATCGTTAAAATGGCCAAATCCGCCAACCGTAACTATGTGGGGCCATTGCTGCCTGATATCCACATAAAAACACTGCTGATCTGGGGAGAAGATGATAAGATCTCCCCACCTGATGTGGCGGAGGAATTTCTGGAAAAAATTCCTGATTCACAGTTAGTTATGATCGAAAAATGTGGCCATGCCCCCATGATGGAACGCCCTGTTGAATTCAACCGTATCCTGGAAAATTTCCTGAAGATCTAA
- a CDS encoding ArsR/SmtB family transcription factor — protein sequence MGIRRDVFQAIADPTRRAIITLVAIQAMTPGAIAENFNSSRQTISKHIQILTECELLTQEQTGREIYYHINAKKMKEVADFIEPFRKLWDDRFNKLEDVMKKFKPKK from the coding sequence ATGGGAATAAGAAGAGACGTATTTCAAGCAATAGCGGACCCTACCCGTAGGGCCATCATTACGCTGGTAGCTATCCAGGCCATGACGCCTGGTGCAATAGCGGAGAATTTTAATTCTTCCAGGCAAACAATTTCGAAACACATACAGATCCTTACGGAATGTGAATTACTCACGCAGGAGCAGACAGGCAGAGAAATTTACTATCACATCAATGCGAAGAAAATGAAAGAAGTAGCAGATTTCATAGAGCCGTTCCGCAAACTCTGGGACGACCGTTTTAATAAACTGGAAGACGTTATGAAAAAGTTTAAACCAAAGAAATAG
- a CDS encoding SRPBCC domain-containing protein — protein sequence MERKTKVDAEKGKHYLTVTREFDLPLELLFKAYTEPELLEQWMGTKVLKLDNKKHGGWHLQTSYEGKVVFEASGAYHEFIPGQKIIRTHEMHNADFDVVLEFSEFEKLTDDTSKLTMQMVYRSVEHRDKNLKLPFSYGINMAHDELEKVVSKLKLK from the coding sequence ATGGAACGTAAAACAAAAGTTGATGCCGAAAAAGGCAAACACTACCTGACTGTCACAAGGGAATTTGACCTGCCATTGGAGCTGCTGTTCAAAGCATATACAGAACCCGAACTTCTTGAACAATGGATGGGCACCAAAGTGCTGAAACTGGATAACAAAAAGCACGGCGGCTGGCATTTGCAAACCTCCTACGAAGGTAAGGTAGTGTTCGAAGCCAGTGGTGCTTACCATGAGTTTATTCCCGGGCAAAAGATCATCCGCACACACGAAATGCACAACGCAGATTTTGATGTAGTACTGGAATTCTCAGAATTCGAAAAACTCACGGACGACACCAGCAAACTCACCATGCAAATGGTATACAGATCCGTAGAACACAGGGATAAAAATTTGAAGTTGCCTTTTTCATATGGCATCAATATGGCCCATGACGAATTGGAAAAAGTTGTCAGCAAACTCAAACTTAAATAA
- a CDS encoding DoxX family protein, which produces MTKRNKIIYWIATIWLALGMVSTGIVQLLRHEAETAMMGRLGYPVYFLTILGIWKLLGVIAILVPKYPLVKEWAYAGFFFAMSGAIFSHIAVGSPAIDLFGPSLLIVLTITSWYFRPETRKV; this is translated from the coding sequence ATGACAAAAAGAAACAAGATCATCTACTGGATTGCCACTATCTGGCTTGCATTGGGAATGGTATCAACCGGCATCGTACAGCTGCTCAGGCATGAAGCAGAAACAGCCATGATGGGAAGGTTGGGCTATCCTGTCTATTTCCTCACCATACTGGGTATCTGGAAGCTATTGGGAGTAATAGCCATCTTAGTCCCTAAATATCCTTTGGTAAAGGAATGGGCCTACGCCGGTTTTTTCTTCGCAATGTCTGGCGCAATTTTTTCGCATATTGCAGTGGGGAGTCCCGCAATAGATCTGTTTGGTCCATCATTGCTGATCGTACTTACCATCACGTCATGGTATTTCAGACCCGAAACCAGGAAAGTTTAA
- a CDS encoding YdeI/OmpD-associated family protein, protein MNPKVDFYFKKAKKWQKELEQLRSIMLDCHLTEELKWGVPCYTFEKSNIVLIHDFKDYCALLFHKGALMKDPHGILIQQTENVQSARQVRFTSLAEIKKLEPILKEYVFEAIEIKEAGLKVAFKKVSEYKVPEEFEKKLAEMPALKKAFYALTPGRQRGYLLHFSSAKQSKTRESRIEKYMRQILDGKGLED, encoded by the coding sequence ATGAATCCTAAAGTTGATTTTTATTTCAAGAAAGCCAAAAAGTGGCAGAAGGAACTGGAGCAATTGAGGTCGATCATGCTGGACTGTCACCTCACTGAAGAGTTGAAATGGGGCGTTCCCTGTTACACGTTCGAGAAAAGCAACATCGTTTTAATCCACGACTTCAAAGATTACTGTGCACTCCTGTTTCACAAAGGAGCTTTGATGAAAGACCCGCATGGTATCCTGATCCAGCAAACCGAGAATGTTCAATCCGCCCGCCAGGTGCGGTTCACCAGCCTTGCAGAAATAAAGAAGCTGGAACCCATCCTCAAAGAATACGTGTTTGAAGCCATTGAAATAAAAGAAGCCGGTTTGAAAGTGGCGTTTAAGAAGGTCTCCGAATACAAGGTGCCGGAAGAGTTTGAAAAGAAATTAGCAGAGATGCCTGCCCTGAAGAAAGCTTTTTATGCATTAACCCCGGGCCGGCAAAGAGGATATCTTCTTCATTTCTCTTCAGCTAAACAATCCAAGACCCGCGAATCAAGGATCGAAAAATATATGCGGCAGATCCTTGATGGAAAGGGCCTGGAAGATTAG